In Halobaculum rubrum, the following are encoded in one genomic region:
- a CDS encoding MBL fold metallo-hydrolase, with protein MMADEFPEPEVEVESIAPEDLKSRIDADDEVTLLDSRMTSDYEEWKIDGETVDSINIPYFEFLDDDIDDDVLDRIPDDREVTVLCAKGGASEYVAGALKQRGYEVNHLEEGMNGWARIYEREEVTEYDGPGSVYQYQRPSSGCLGYLLIDGDEAAIVDPLRAFIDRYIADAEKLGAELTYAFDTHIHADHISGLRELAAEGVEGVIPKNAVPRGVTYADEMTTAADGDEFDVGDATVETIYTPGHTSGMTSYLLGGSLLTTGDGLFIESVARPDLEEGDEGAPEAAEQLYDTLQNRVLTLPEETLIGGAHFSDAAVPADDDTYTAPISDLKARMDALSYDTDEFVETVLADMPPRPANYEDIIATNLGQQDADDEEAFTLELGPNNCAASTDAMTSD; from the coding sequence GTGATGGCAGACGAATTCCCCGAGCCAGAGGTCGAGGTCGAGTCGATCGCACCCGAGGATCTCAAGAGCCGGATCGACGCCGACGACGAGGTCACGCTGCTGGATTCGCGGATGACCTCCGACTACGAGGAGTGGAAGATCGACGGCGAAACCGTCGACTCGATCAATATTCCGTACTTCGAGTTCCTGGACGACGACATCGACGACGACGTCCTCGATCGGATCCCCGACGACCGCGAGGTCACCGTCCTGTGCGCGAAGGGCGGCGCCAGCGAGTACGTCGCCGGCGCGCTGAAGCAGCGCGGCTACGAGGTGAACCACCTCGAAGAGGGGATGAACGGCTGGGCGCGCATCTACGAACGCGAGGAGGTCACCGAGTACGACGGACCCGGATCCGTCTACCAGTACCAGCGTCCGTCCTCGGGCTGTCTGGGCTACCTGCTGATCGACGGCGACGAGGCGGCGATCGTCGACCCGCTGCGCGCGTTCATCGACCGCTACATCGCCGACGCCGAGAAGTTGGGCGCAGAGCTGACGTACGCGTTCGACACGCACATCCACGCCGACCACATCAGCGGTCTGCGCGAACTCGCCGCGGAGGGCGTCGAGGGCGTCATCCCGAAGAACGCCGTCCCGCGCGGTGTCACGTACGCCGACGAGATGACGACGGCGGCCGACGGCGACGAGTTCGACGTCGGCGATGCGACCGTCGAGACGATCTACACCCCCGGCCACACCAGCGGGATGACATCCTATCTGCTCGGCGGCAGCCTGCTCACCACCGGAGACGGGCTGTTCATCGAGAGCGTCGCCCGTCCCGACCTCGAGGAGGGTGACGAGGGCGCCCCCGAGGCTGCCGAACAGCTGTACGACACGCTGCAAAACCGCGTGCTGACGCTGCCCGAGGAGACCCTCATCGGCGGCGCCCACTTCAGCGACGCCGCGGTCCCGGCCGACGACGACACCTACACCGCGCCGATCAGCGATCTGAAAGCGCGGATGGACGCGCTCAGCTACGACACGGACGAGTTCGTCGAGACCGTCCTCGCCGACATGCCGCCGCGTCCCGCGAACTACGAGGACATCATCGCGACCAACCTCGGCCAGCAGGACGCCGACGACGAGGAGGCGTTCACCCTCGAACTCGGCCCCAACAACTGCGCCGCGAGTACGGACGCGATGACGAGCGACTGA
- a CDS encoding DsbA family protein, translating into MRPSRRTVLAGLSAAAATATAGCLGGGNGGSDEVPDDAVESLPTPVHGDEDAPVTVAVFEDFACPHCRTFAVDVHPRLVDEYVDPGDVRYEHHDFPIPVDDRWSWEAPGAARAVQDTVGDEAFFTFTQRLFEEGWTDGSPTYSESLLRDLAGAVDADPDTVVTAASEGRYRPVLEADREAGLDRGVQGTPSVFVDGTLIDRPDYATISSAIDDSR; encoded by the coding sequence ATCCGTCCATCGAGACGCACCGTCCTCGCCGGGCTCTCCGCGGCTGCGGCAACCGCCACCGCCGGCTGTCTCGGCGGCGGCAACGGCGGGAGCGACGAGGTGCCCGACGACGCCGTCGAATCGCTCCCCACGCCAGTCCACGGCGACGAAGACGCGCCGGTGACGGTCGCGGTGTTCGAGGACTTCGCGTGCCCGCACTGTCGGACGTTCGCGGTCGACGTCCACCCTCGACTCGTCGACGAGTACGTCGACCCCGGTGACGTGCGGTACGAACACCACGACTTCCCCATCCCGGTGGACGACCGCTGGTCGTGGGAGGCTCCCGGCGCCGCGCGGGCGGTACAGGACACGGTCGGCGACGAGGCGTTCTTTACGTTCACCCAACGCCTGTTCGAGGAAGGGTGGACGGACGGTTCCCCGACGTACTCGGAGTCACTCCTCCGTGATCTCGCCGGCGCCGTCGACGCCGACCCGGACACGGTGGTGACCGCCGCGAGCGAGGGCCGCTACCGGCCGGTGTTGGAGGCGGACCGCGAGGCCGGACTCGACCGCGGCGTCCAGGGGACTCCGAGCGTGTTCGTCGACGGAACGCTCATCGATCGGCCGGACTACGCGACCATCTCGTCGGCGATCGACGACAGCCGCTGA
- a CDS encoding helix-turn-helix domain-containing protein, whose product MYDFSFEITYDAGADEYVDRFIDRESLRSEAIYSCLDPTELWALESVTGDPADLTAVDELLLDESVDRESISDRACRATRTTSLMANERRRRVAFTYVSEIEYCEAVPIIAAKNVDGGLLFEQVRTGDTVRWRVLVQDDSKIGLLYDTLAAKLGEGLSFSFEHLTEVTNWERGLVSGADIRAEQREILTIAVERGYFETPREVTLEELATDLELPRSTVSYRLRRATAELAKRFADREL is encoded by the coding sequence ATGTACGATTTCAGCTTCGAAATAACGTACGACGCAGGTGCCGACGAGTACGTCGACCGCTTCATCGATCGCGAGTCGCTCCGGTCGGAGGCGATCTACTCGTGTCTGGACCCGACGGAACTGTGGGCGCTCGAATCCGTCACGGGGGATCCGGCAGACCTCACGGCCGTCGACGAACTGCTCTTGGACGAGTCTGTCGACCGCGAGTCGATCAGCGACCGCGCGTGTCGCGCTACCCGGACGACCAGTCTCATGGCGAACGAGCGGCGGCGGCGGGTGGCGTTCACGTACGTCTCCGAGATCGAGTACTGTGAGGCCGTCCCGATCATCGCCGCCAAAAACGTTGACGGCGGACTACTCTTCGAGCAGGTACGTACCGGCGACACGGTTCGGTGGCGCGTGCTGGTACAGGACGACTCGAAGATCGGACTCCTGTACGACACGCTGGCCGCGAAGCTCGGGGAGGGGCTGTCGTTCTCCTTCGAGCATCTGACCGAGGTCACCAACTGGGAACGCGGGCTGGTGTCGGGAGCGGACATCCGCGCTGAGCAGCGGGAGATACTCACGATCGCCGTCGAGCGAGGCTACTTCGAAACCCCGCGGGAGGTGACGCTCGAGGAACTCGCCACGGACCTCGAGCTCCCTCGTTCGACCGTGTCGTACCGCCTTCGGCGTGCAACCGCGGAGCTCGCCAAGCGCTTCGCCGATCGAGAACTATGA
- a CDS encoding sulfurtransferase, translated as MTHDTPSDGPSHTTSEPTTETAYPPDVLVAPEWVDDRLDGFASDDSDRRLLEVDVNTAFYETGHAPGAVGVDWRRDLRAADRHDILGPEEMEEFLGSHGITADTTVVVYGDNSNWFAAHLYWQLTYLGHPDVRIMDGGREYWTDNGYPTTTEPVDPPTVAYEGTLDPPARPDVRAYREDVLAALGAETPLVDVRLPDEFRGDITRPPGIDEGAMRGGHVPGATNVFWAENVRPDGRIKEPDELRAVYESRGIERDDDVIVYCRIGERSSVTWFVLEELLGYERVRNYDGSWTEWGNMIGVPIEVGDE; from the coding sequence ATGACCCACGATACCCCTTCCGATGGCCCCTCACACACGACATCCGAGCCGACGACGGAGACGGCGTATCCGCCGGACGTCCTCGTCGCCCCCGAGTGGGTCGACGACAGACTCGACGGGTTCGCCTCCGACGACTCCGACCGCCGGCTCCTCGAGGTCGACGTCAACACGGCGTTCTACGAGACCGGCCACGCGCCGGGCGCCGTCGGCGTCGACTGGCGGCGGGACCTTCGCGCGGCCGACCGCCACGACATCCTCGGCCCCGAGGAGATGGAGGAATTCCTCGGCTCGCACGGGATCACCGCGGACACGACCGTCGTCGTCTACGGCGACAACTCGAACTGGTTCGCGGCGCACCTCTACTGGCAACTTACCTACCTCGGCCATCCGGACGTCCGGATCATGGACGGCGGTCGCGAGTACTGGACCGACAACGGGTACCCGACCACGACCGAGCCGGTCGATCCGCCGACGGTGGCGTACGAGGGCACGCTCGACCCGCCGGCCAGACCGGACGTCAGGGCCTATCGCGAGGACGTTCTCGCGGCGCTCGGCGCCGAAACGCCTCTCGTCGACGTGCGCCTGCCCGATGAGTTCCGCGGCGATATCACGAGGCCGCCGGGCATCGACGAGGGGGCGATGCGCGGCGGGCACGTTCCCGGGGCGACGAACGTGTTCTGGGCCGAGAACGTCCGCCCGGACGGACGGATCAAGGAGCCGGACGAGCTCCGGGCGGTCTACGAGTCTCGGGGGATCGAGCGCGACGACGACGTGATCGTCTACTGTCGGATCGGCGAGCGCTCGTCGGTCACGTGGTTCGTGCTCGAGGAACTGCTCGGCTACGAGCGCGTCCGGAACTACGACGGCTCGTGGACCGAGTGGGGGAACATGATCGGCGTCCCGATCGAGGTCGGCGACGAGTGA
- a CDS encoding DUF2270 domain-containing protein, with amino-acid sequence MSDDETTSSRAESTDGGTPERSPRADPAIGEGLLDENMGPSSAMAHLYRGEIHRMKLWRQRLDRTTNWAVLLIAGVLTWSFSSETNPHYVILVGGAGVLLFAFVEARRYRAYDVWRSRVRTLQRHVWAVGLDPEGSRDDLDDSWRERLAADYRSPELQISTEEALAHRLRRVYFPLFTVIAGAWVLRITAFSDLGWPASAAVGQVSGLLVTAVVAVGYLAAAVVCCRPRTWHTRGELLEENLRTDRSE; translated from the coding sequence ATGAGCGACGACGAGACGACGTCGTCGCGCGCCGAGTCGACCGACGGTGGGACGCCGGAACGGTCCCCGCGGGCGGATCCCGCGATCGGCGAGGGGCTGCTCGACGAGAACATGGGGCCGAGTTCGGCGATGGCGCACCTGTACCGCGGCGAGATCCACCGGATGAAGCTGTGGCGTCAGCGCCTCGACCGCACCACGAACTGGGCGGTCCTGCTCATCGCCGGCGTGTTGACGTGGTCGTTCTCCAGCGAGACGAACCCCCATTACGTGATTCTCGTCGGCGGCGCAGGCGTGCTCCTGTTCGCGTTCGTCGAGGCGCGACGGTACCGCGCGTACGACGTGTGGCGCTCTCGGGTGCGGACGCTCCAGCGACACGTCTGGGCCGTCGGGCTCGACCCGGAGGGGAGCCGGGACGACCTCGACGACTCGTGGCGCGAACGGCTGGCGGCCGACTACCGGAGTCCGGAGCTACAGATCTCGACGGAGGAGGCGCTCGCCCACCGGCTTCGCCGCGTGTACTTCCCGCTGTTCACGGTGATCGCCGGTGCGTGGGTGCTCCGGATCACGGCGTTCAGCGATCTCGGCTGGCCCGCGAGCGCGGCCGTCGGACAGGTGTCGGGACTGCTCGTCACGGCTGTCGTCGCCGTCGGCTACCTCGCGGCGGCCGTCGTCTGCTGCCGTCCGCGAACGTGGCACACCCGGGGAGAGCTACTCGAGGAGAACCTCCGGACCGACCGCAGCGAGTGA
- a CDS encoding ABC transporter permease subunit, which translates to MSRRSRTAAVIDRELRTLVRTRSLLAVAGAFAVVVIAVAGGAVGAPGGYVSLTLDLLTVVEVLVPVLAFGVVYRSIRGDADRSELDVIRTYPVSRAEYVGGVYLGRTFGVLAVVAASLGVAGVLASFASPSAASFLATHSAGDSPIVFVRFVALAMGYALTVSAVIIAASAAARSTREALAVGVTLVVAVAVGIDLAIVGLLSGGAVGGSLDVLLGVSPASAFRGLVVELAVAPALASPPPIPAASPTVSLLGLAGWTAVSLGIAVLAVWR; encoded by the coding sequence ATGAGTCGCCGCTCGCGGACGGCGGCGGTGATCGACCGCGAACTCCGAACGCTCGTCCGAACGCGGTCGTTACTCGCGGTCGCAGGCGCGTTCGCGGTGGTGGTGATCGCCGTCGCCGGCGGCGCGGTCGGCGCGCCCGGCGGGTACGTCTCGCTCACGCTGGACCTGCTGACGGTGGTCGAGGTGCTGGTACCGGTGCTGGCGTTCGGTGTCGTCTACCGCTCGATCCGCGGCGACGCCGACCGGTCGGAGCTCGACGTGATCCGGACGTACCCCGTCTCTCGGGCGGAGTACGTCGGCGGCGTCTATCTCGGTCGGACGTTCGGAGTGCTCGCAGTGGTCGCGGCGTCGCTGGGGGTCGCCGGCGTGCTCGCGTCGTTCGCCTCGCCCAGCGCGGCGTCGTTCCTCGCGACCCACTCGGCGGGCGACTCGCCGATCGTGTTCGTTCGCTTCGTCGCCCTCGCGATGGGGTACGCGCTGACCGTCTCCGCGGTGATCATCGCCGCCTCCGCGGCCGCGCGGTCCACCAGGGAGGCGCTCGCGGTCGGCGTCACGCTGGTCGTGGCTGTCGCCGTCGGCATCGACCTCGCGATCGTCGGGCTCCTCTCCGGCGGCGCCGTCGGGGGCAGCCTCGACGTCCTGCTCGGGGTGAGCCCGGCCAGCGCGTTCCGCGGCCTCGTGGTCGAGCTCGCGGTCGCGCCGGCGCTGGCGTCGCCGCCGCCGATCCCGGCCGCCTCGCCGACAGTGAGTCTTCTCGGACTGGCCGGGTGGACGGCGGTCTCGCTCGGTATCGCCGTCCTCGCGGTCTGGCGATAG
- a CDS encoding ABC transporter ATP-binding protein translates to MTDPVVSLSDVHMGFGDVTIVDDCSVSIEPGELVALVGPNGSGKTTFLELLAGIRQPNSGTVSRPAPPSRRLADDTERSRDVAYLPQSPSFRPGFTAAETLQFYASLAGTSIDPETALGRVGLASATDRRVGALSGGMTRLLGIAQALVGDPPLVVLDEPTSGLDPEMADHIFATARDVVDEDRAVVVASHDLAGVERVADRVIVLADDAIQLDGSPADLRAETGAETLRDVFAALATSSDHDRVVPPAEAPPSDSASAAERATETEVSRR, encoded by the coding sequence GTGACCGACCCCGTCGTCTCGCTGTCGGACGTGCACATGGGCTTCGGCGACGTGACCATCGTCGACGACTGCTCGGTGTCGATCGAGCCGGGCGAACTCGTCGCGCTCGTCGGCCCGAACGGCTCCGGCAAGACGACCTTCCTCGAACTGCTCGCGGGCATTCGGCAGCCCAATTCCGGGACCGTCTCTCGACCCGCACCGCCGTCTCGCCGACTGGCTGATGACACCGAGCGCAGCCGCGACGTTGCCTATCTTCCGCAGTCCCCGTCGTTCCGGCCGGGGTTCACTGCGGCGGAGACGCTCCAGTTCTACGCGTCGCTGGCCGGCACGTCGATCGACCCCGAGACCGCGTTAGGGCGGGTCGGCCTCGCGTCGGCGACCGACCGCCGCGTCGGGGCACTCTCCGGCGGGATGACGCGCCTGCTCGGGATCGCCCAGGCGCTCGTCGGGGATCCGCCGCTGGTCGTGTTGGACGAACCCACGAGCGGACTCGACCCCGAGATGGCCGATCACATCTTCGCGACGGCCCGCGACGTCGTCGACGAGGACCGCGCGGTCGTCGTCGCGAGCCACGACCTCGCGGGCGTCGAGCGCGTCGCCGACCGCGTCATCGTGCTCGCCGACGACGCGATCCAGTTGGACGGGTCGCCGGCGGACCTCCGAGCGGAGACGGGGGCGGAGACGCTGCGCGACGTGTTCGCCGCGTTGGCGACGAGTTCCGATCACGATCGCGTCGTTCCGCCGGCGGAAGCACCGCCCAGTGACAGCGCCTCCGCGGCCGAACGGGCGACAGAGACGGAGGTGTCACGGCGATGA
- a CDS encoding NosD domain-containing protein, producing MYARTAVVAVALSALVLGSSFAVPIGAGNSVDPVPFDDTVSLGMTSTTLRAADADGVTLPKVEAFYAEYEYVIGYYGIESYLAEHRRTGHDRQFGQPLAVFVTDYAGTNVSLTDRGYPVVDADPSFVRAEDTYVVVGSDARTATGSLAMPFSDRGTASSFAERYGGEVVPWERVDEAVDASSPITRERYEATVDERTQWADRAVDAARSLRDRPVSVTVGEEEPTLRAALAAAPPNTTIRLPPGEYAVDEVAVNTSVTISGAGAATHIRGDGNGSVLHVNASRVAVTDLRISGVGSVGSPERSVNASSDWSSSVELAYGRGDAAIRLDGADGALVENVVIDTPASGVITRAADGAVVRNITLRGAATPDEGFMGVVAMYEPIVVENSSFTGGRDAVYTHRAHGTVVRHNELADGRFGVHLMYTSRTLVANNEIRNESVGVIIMTRPTGNLVVGNHVSATRTGISTVGSDSYYAENVLTDNKWGMTVSGTGSLYTRNTIVDNTYGLRGSSLLPTNHVTHNDVIGNDHPVDSDLGALRVWTVADEGNYWGALPGEDRDGDGALDRPYRPTGPIDGRLHSTPGAWTLARSPAVTLTRGLGSSVPGLRATGVVDTAPLTAPVRPAAITAARTNGSDDRTGTSVDDRNEPTVDAQTEPRVDASGAATGVST from the coding sequence ATGTACGCGCGAACCGCCGTCGTCGCCGTCGCGTTGTCGGCGCTGGTGCTCGGGAGTTCCTTCGCCGTCCCCATCGGCGCCGGTAATTCGGTCGATCCGGTGCCGTTCGATGACACCGTCTCCCTGGGGATGACGAGCACCACGCTCAGAGCCGCCGACGCGGACGGGGTGACGCTCCCGAAGGTGGAAGCGTTCTACGCGGAGTACGAGTACGTGATCGGCTACTACGGGATCGAGTCGTATCTCGCGGAGCACCGCCGAACCGGCCACGACCGACAGTTCGGACAACCGCTGGCGGTGTTCGTCACCGACTACGCGGGGACGAACGTCTCGCTCACCGACCGCGGCTATCCCGTCGTCGACGCGGACCCGTCGTTCGTCCGCGCCGAGGACACGTACGTCGTTGTCGGGAGCGACGCGCGAACTGCGACAGGATCGCTTGCCATGCCGTTCTCCGATCGCGGGACCGCGAGTTCGTTCGCCGAGCGCTACGGCGGCGAGGTGGTCCCGTGGGAGCGCGTCGACGAGGCGGTTGACGCCTCCAGCCCGATCACTCGCGAGCGGTACGAGGCGACCGTCGACGAGCGCACGCAGTGGGCCGATCGGGCGGTCGATGCGGCGCGGTCGCTCCGTGACCGGCCAGTCTCCGTGACCGTCGGCGAGGAGGAGCCGACGCTCCGGGCGGCGCTGGCGGCCGCGCCGCCGAACACGACGATCCGCCTCCCGCCGGGCGAGTACGCGGTCGACGAGGTCGCCGTGAACACGTCGGTGACGATCAGCGGTGCCGGCGCCGCGACACACATCCGCGGCGACGGCAACGGGTCGGTTCTCCACGTGAACGCGAGCCGTGTGGCCGTAACCGACCTCCGAATCTCCGGCGTCGGCTCGGTCGGCAGTCCCGAGCGGTCCGTGAACGCATCGAGCGACTGGTCGTCGTCCGTCGAACTGGCGTACGGGCGCGGCGACGCCGCGATCCGGCTCGACGGCGCCGACGGCGCGCTCGTCGAGAACGTCGTGATCGACACGCCAGCGAGCGGGGTCATCACCAGAGCCGCCGACGGCGCCGTCGTCCGGAACATCACGCTCCGCGGCGCGGCCACGCCCGACGAGGGGTTCATGGGCGTCGTCGCGATGTACGAGCCGATCGTTGTCGAGAACAGCAGCTTCACCGGCGGTCGCGACGCCGTCTACACGCACCGAGCACACGGGACCGTCGTCCGACACAACGAGCTGGCCGACGGCCGATTCGGCGTCCACCTGATGTACACCTCGCGGACGCTGGTGGCGAACAACGAGATCCGAAACGAGTCCGTCGGCGTGATCATCATGACACGACCGACGGGGAATCTCGTCGTCGGGAACCACGTCTCGGCTACCCGTACCGGGATCAGCACGGTCGGGTCGGACTCCTATTACGCGGAGAACGTCCTGACCGACAACAAGTGGGGAATGACGGTGTCCGGAACCGGATCGCTGTACACACGGAACACGATCGTCGACAACACGTACGGGCTGCGCGGATCGTCACTGTTGCCGACGAACCACGTGACGCACAACGACGTGATCGGGAACGACCATCCGGTCGACTCCGATCTCGGAGCGCTGCGAGTGTGGACCGTCGCCGACGAGGGCAACTACTGGGGAGCCCTCCCCGGTGAGGACCGCGACGGCGACGGCGCTTTAGACCGACCGTACCGCCCGACCGGACCGATCGACGGACGCCTCCACTCGACACCGGGGGCGTGGACGCTCGCCCGGTCGCCGGCGGTCACGCTGACGCGGGGGCTCGGGAGTTCCGTGCCCGGTCTCCGGGCGACGGGGGTCGTGGACACGGCGCCGCTGACAGCGCCGGTGCGACCGGCCGCGATCACGGCGGCACGAACGAACGGGAGCGACGATCGGACCGGGACGAGCGTCGACGATCGGAACGAGCCGACAGTCGATGCTCAGACCGAGCCGAGAGTCGACGCGTCCGGTGCCGCGACGGGGGTGTCGACGTGA
- a CDS encoding nitrous oxide reductase accessory protein NosL produces the protein MAGCAGLGGGDEDAGPAAVTVPGDATCDVCGMVISKHPGPSSEVFYEGQTPNGHANPARFDSTWEAFQFDDEHEDWTRSSFYVTDYSTVDYEIRTDGGQRLISRHVEASSFAPAESVTFVAGSSVVGTMGADLLAFTEESDAESFRSEHGGELVTLDAVTPTLISQLGK, from the coding sequence ATGGCCGGCTGTGCGGGCCTCGGCGGCGGCGACGAAGACGCGGGTCCGGCCGCGGTGACGGTTCCGGGGGACGCGACCTGCGACGTCTGCGGGATGGTGATCTCGAAGCACCCGGGGCCCAGCAGCGAGGTGTTCTACGAGGGGCAAACGCCCAACGGTCACGCGAACCCCGCGCGGTTCGACAGCACGTGGGAGGCGTTCCAGTTCGACGACGAACACGAGGACTGGACGCGCTCGTCGTTCTACGTGACCGACTACTCGACGGTCGACTACGAGATCCGAACCGACGGCGGCCAGCGGCTCATCTCGCGACACGTCGAGGCGTCGTCGTTCGCCCCCGCGGAGTCGGTCACGTTCGTGGCCGGATCGTCCGTCGTCGGAACGATGGGCGCGGACCTCCTCGCGTTCACCGAGGAGTCGGACGCGGAGTCGTTCCGGTCCGAACACGGCGGCGAACTGGTCACGCTCGATGCGGTGACGCCGACGCTGATCAGCCAGCTCGGCAAGTAG
- a CDS encoding cell division protein FtsZ, translating into MTESCEICYTEPAAWEADSIEEHVLNAHGDAEPSVRAIYGDRFTHLFEEGADAAADDAAGDGPSVGGGDGGSDLGDSGDLDPVSMDDDGEMYGRKWFLIGVGGAGNNIVDAVLMRRDTLARNHEDRARIWQGGLAGYGLLNTNIAELEQTYYAKELKEYSRNDLLSNSIIGFGKQGYSGMGYRWSNGAKVAEADFADGSNPFRDRWDMTSQDIRDAQAVMFVHSVTKGTGCGATPVIAEKLREEVMESGLVIDQAILSSVVIPSEGGQQSSVGGRAKANGVIGLSRISRSADAIIPFNNDHLRRASTDIHPRIEGIERYNPPEFAELNKPLVAFLEAFTMSSTPQLTDRDATMSIRGSVFDVADSFRLVEDKYPHDMAPEERPAVVLAPALGRLRSDDISESSLELLARNTLLQNRLADFDPSTAWGGNFIIYGPEEQMTDVSEFVTDGTLQEILNGEEFLDASSRSGVETVDVQVNQLVIPYLDDVFMWGTLWNPRMPSLESMYEHAKRLKDEGQTVQAEQIRDVWNEVQPLFDCLGRSNML; encoded by the coding sequence ATGACCGAATCCTGCGAGATCTGTTATACCGAACCGGCTGCCTGGGAGGCGGATAGCATCGAAGAACACGTTCTGAACGCTCACGGCGACGCAGAGCCGTCGGTCCGAGCCATCTACGGCGATCGGTTCACGCACCTGTTCGAGGAGGGCGCGGACGCGGCCGCGGACGACGCCGCCGGCGACGGCCCGTCCGTCGGCGGCGGTGACGGGGGGTCCGACCTCGGAGACTCCGGCGACCTCGACCCCGTCTCGATGGACGACGACGGCGAGATGTACGGGCGGAAGTGGTTTCTCATCGGGGTCGGCGGCGCGGGGAACAACATCGTCGACGCCGTGTTGATGCGTCGCGACACGCTCGCGCGCAACCACGAGGACCGCGCCCGCATCTGGCAGGGCGGCCTCGCGGGGTACGGCCTGCTCAACACCAACATCGCCGAGTTAGAACAGACCTACTACGCGAAGGAGCTCAAGGAGTACTCGCGCAACGACCTGCTGTCGAACTCGATCATCGGGTTCGGCAAGCAAGGCTACAGCGGGATGGGGTACCGCTGGAGCAACGGTGCCAAGGTGGCGGAGGCAGACTTCGCCGACGGGAGCAACCCGTTCCGCGACCGCTGGGACATGACGAGTCAGGACATCCGCGACGCGCAGGCGGTGATGTTCGTCCACAGCGTCACGAAGGGAACCGGCTGTGGCGCCACGCCGGTCATCGCGGAGAAGCTCCGTGAAGAGGTCATGGAGTCCGGGCTCGTCATCGATCAGGCGATCCTCAGCTCCGTCGTGATCCCTTCGGAAGGGGGACAGCAGTCTTCCGTCGGCGGCCGCGCGAAGGCCAACGGCGTGATCGGCCTGTCGCGTATCTCCAGGTCCGCCGACGCGATCATCCCGTTCAACAACGACCACCTTCGACGGGCGAGCACCGACATCCACCCGCGGATCGAGGGGATCGAGCGCTACAATCCCCCGGAGTTCGCGGAGCTCAACAAGCCGCTGGTGGCGTTCCTCGAGGCGTTCACGATGTCGTCGACGCCGCAGCTCACCGACCGCGACGCGACGATGAGCATCCGCGGCAGCGTCTTCGACGTGGCCGACAGCTTCCGACTGGTCGAGGACAAGTACCCGCACGACATGGCCCCAGAGGAGCGACCGGCTGTCGTGCTCGCGCCGGCGCTGGGGCGACTCCGTTCGGACGACATCTCCGAGTCGAGTCTGGAACTGCTCGCGCGCAACACGCTGTTGCAAAACCGGCTCGCCGACTTCGACCCCTCGACGGCGTGGGGTGGAAACTTCATCATCTACGGACCGGAAGAGCAGATGACCGACGTCTCGGAGTTCGTCACCGACGGGACGCTTCAGGAGATCCTCAACGGCGAGGAGTTCCTGGACGCCAGCTCGCGCTCGGGCGTCGAGACGGTTGACGTCCAGGTGAACCAGCTCGTCATCCCGTATCTCGACGACGTGTTCATGTGGGGAACGCTGTGGAACCCGCGGATGCCGTCGCTGGAGTCGATGTACGAGCACGCCAAACGCCTCAAGGACGAGGGGCAAACCGTACAGGCGGAACAGATCCGCGACGTGTGGAACGAGGTGCAGCCGCTGTTCGACTGCCTCGGCCGGTCCAACATGCTGTGA